The DNA sequence AAAGACGTCGTCGAAGAGATCGAAGCGGCGGGCGGCACGGCCGTCGCGGTCGCCGGCGACGTGGGGGAGCGGGCCACGGCCGACGCGCTCACGCAAGCCGCGCTCGACCTCGGCGGGCTGGACATCGTGGTCAACAACGCCGGCGTGCTGCGCGACAAGATGCTCTTCTCGATGTCCGACGACGACTGGGACACCGTGCTGCGCGTCCACCTGCGCGGGCACTTCCTGTTGTCCCGCAACGCCGCCAGGCACTGGCGCGAGAAGTCCAAAGCGGACGGGAAGCCGGTGTACGGCCGGCTGGTCAACACGGCGTCGGAGGCGTTCCTCATCGGCTCGCCCGGCCAGCCCAACTACGCCGCGGCGAAGGCGGGCATCACCGCGCTCACCATGTCGGCCGCCCGCGGCCTCGCCAAGTACGGCGTCCGCGCCAACGCGATCTGCCCGCGCGCGCGGACGGCGATGACCGAGGGCGTGTTCGGCGCCGCCCCTGCCGAAGGCGCCGATCCGCTCTCGGTCGAGCACGTCGCCCCCTTCGTCGCCTACCTCGCCTCGCCGGCCGCCGAGCACGTCAACGGCCAGGTGTTCGTGGTGCACGGCGGCACGGTCTCCCTGGTCGAAGCGCCGCGGATCGAGCGGCGCTGGAGCCTGGCCGAGCTCGAGACGTCGGTCAGCGCGTTCTTCGCCGAGCGCGATCCCGGCCGGATGTTCGCCGCCACCGAAATCCTGGAGGAGTCGTGAGGCTGGACGGGAAGATCGCCATCGTCACCGGGGCCGCGCGCGGCCAGGGCGAGGCCGCGGCCCGCGCGTTCGTCGCCGAGGGCGCGAAGGTGCTGGTCGCCGACATCCTCGACGACGAGGGCAAGCAGCTCGCCGCCGAGCTCGGTGCGCAAGCCGTCTACCAGCACCTCGACGTCGGCAGCGAGGACGACTGGGCGGCCGCCGTTGAGCGCGTGGTCACCGAGTTCGGGGCGCCGAACGTGCTGGTCAACAACGCGGGCATCCTCCACTTCTCCGAGCTGGGCAAGACGACGCTGGCCGATTACGAACGCGTGATCCGGGTGAACCAGATCGGGGCGTTTCTCGGGATGCGCTCGGTCGTTGAACCGATGACCGCCGCCGGCGGTGGCTCCATCGTCAACGTGTCCTCTGTGGAGGGTCTGGCCGGGATGCCGTACCTGATCGCCTACACCGCGAGCAAGTTCGCGATCCGCGGGATGACCAAGGTCGCGGCGATGGAAC is a window from the Amycolatopsis sp. cg9 genome containing:
- a CDS encoding 3-oxoacyl-ACP reductase; translated protein: MSLTGRIAIVTGAAAGLGRAEALALAAGGAAVVVNDIGEPKDVVEEIEAAGGTAVAVAGDVGERATADALTQAALDLGGLDIVVNNAGVLRDKMLFSMSDDDWDTVLRVHLRGHFLLSRNAARHWREKSKADGKPVYGRLVNTASEAFLIGSPGQPNYAAAKAGITALTMSAARGLAKYGVRANAICPRARTAMTEGVFGAAPAEGADPLSVEHVAPFVAYLASPAAEHVNGQVFVVHGGTVSLVEAPRIERRWSLAELETSVSAFFAERDPGRMFAATEILEES
- a CDS encoding glucose 1-dehydrogenase, whose protein sequence is MRLDGKIAIVTGAARGQGEAAARAFVAEGAKVLVADILDDEGKQLAAELGAQAVYQHLDVGSEDDWAAAVERVVTEFGAPNVLVNNAGILHFSELGKTTLADYERVIRVNQIGAFLGMRSVVEPMTAAGGGSIVNVSSVEGLAGMPYLIAYTASKFAIRGMTKVAAMELGKKHIRVNSVHPGAIDTQMVSTAAGGQKVDMSYVGKKVALGRVGQPEDIAKLVLFLASDESAYCTGAEFVADGGATASHALNF